One part of the [Synechococcus] sp. NIES-970 genome encodes these proteins:
- a CDS encoding hypothetical protein (conserved hypothetical protein), translating into MIQLRPSTERGRGKLDWLESYFSFSFSQYYDPAHMGFSNLRVINEDYVAPGKGFATHGHRDMEIVTYVLEGELEHKDNIGNGSIIRPGDVQRMSAGTGILHSEFNPSNDQPVHLLQIWITPDQQGVEPSYEQTFFAPEEKQGKLRLVASPDGEAGSVKIHQNAAIYASILTPTDTVTHTLKTGRNAWVQITRGELTLNGMTLGAGDGAAISEETALTFAGQAAETEFLLFDLP; encoded by the coding sequence ATGATTCAACTCCGCCCTTCTACTGAACGGGGTCGCGGCAAACTAGATTGGCTCGAAAGCTACTTTAGTTTTTCCTTCTCCCAGTACTATGATCCGGCCCACATGGGTTTTTCGAACCTGCGGGTGATCAATGAAGATTACGTCGCCCCAGGCAAGGGTTTTGCCACCCATGGCCACCGGGATATGGAGATCGTCACCTATGTCCTGGAAGGCGAACTAGAGCACAAAGACAATATCGGCAACGGCTCGATTATTCGCCCAGGGGATGTACAGCGCATGAGTGCTGGTACAGGTATTTTGCACAGTGAATTTAACCCTTCTAATGATCAGCCTGTACACCTGTTGCAGATTTGGATTACCCCAGATCAGCAGGGGGTCGAGCCGAGCTATGAACAAACCTTTTTCGCCCCAGAGGAAAAACAAGGAAAACTGCGCCTCGTCGCTTCCCCTGATGGTGAGGCTGGCTCGGTAAAAATCCATCAAAACGCGGCGATCTATGCTTCGATTTTGACGCCCACAGATACTGTGACCCATACCCTCAAAACGGGTAGAAACGCTTGGGTGCAAATTACCAGAGGAGAGCTAACCTTAAATGGAATGACCCTCGGGGCCGGGGATGGGGCCGCTATTAGCGAGGAAACCGCACTCACTTTTGCGGGTCAAGCTGCGGAAACGGAATTTTTACTGTTTGATTTGCCCTAG
- the coaE_1 gene encoding dephospho-CoA kinase has protein sequence MTTQRIIGLTGGIATGKSTVTTYLTQRYQLPIFDADIFVRQAIAKMQNNHHIDFFLGD, from the coding sequence ATGACGACCCAGCGAATTATCGGTCTCACGGGGGGCATTGCGACGGGAAAAAGTACAGTAACGACTTACTTGACCCAACGCTATCAGCTCCCCATTTTTGATGCCGATATTTTCGTGCGGCAGGCGATCGCCAAAATGCAAAACAATCATCATATCGATTTTTTTCTTGGAGATTAA
- a CDS encoding transcriptional regulator gives MDKFESLYAFTQVVEAGGFAAAARRMNLGRSAVNKMVLALENQLQVQLLHRSTRRVTPTPTGTAFYEKCVQILADLEEAELSVSRLHGEPRGLLRVNAPMTFGTMYVAPLVAEFMAQYPQVRVQLTLEDRFVEAIAEGYDLVIRIAAPTESASLISHSLCETKLLLCAAPSYLERHGTPQTPADLGHHNCLGYGAAKDQWRLFGPQGEVSVPVSGSFWTNNGEVLAIAAAQGLGIAQIPQFIVAASPWASQLEILLPDYCQKTLAVSVLYPINRHLSTKVKLLTEFLQQRL, from the coding sequence ATGGATAAATTTGAAAGTTTGTATGCCTTTACCCAGGTCGTTGAAGCGGGAGGGTTTGCGGCGGCGGCCCGGCGGATGAATTTGGGGCGATCGGCGGTGAATAAAATGGTGTTGGCCCTTGAAAATCAGCTCCAGGTGCAACTGCTCCATCGCAGCACTCGCCGGGTAACCCCGACCCCCACAGGGACTGCGTTCTATGAAAAATGCGTCCAAATTTTGGCGGATCTGGAGGAGGCGGAATTATCAGTGTCTCGACTGCATGGGGAACCGAGGGGTTTATTGCGGGTAAATGCGCCCATGACCTTTGGGACGATGTATGTGGCCCCCCTAGTGGCAGAATTTATGGCCCAGTATCCCCAGGTGCGGGTGCAGCTAACCTTGGAAGATCGATTTGTGGAGGCGATCGCCGAAGGCTATGACCTGGTAATTCGGATTGCCGCCCCCACAGAATCGGCCAGTTTAATCAGTCATTCCCTCTGTGAAACCAAGCTTTTACTCTGTGCGGCTCCCAGCTACCTAGAACGCCACGGCACGCCCCAGACCCCAGCAGATCTAGGACATCATAACTGTTTAGGTTATGGTGCAGCGAAGGATCAATGGCGATTATTTGGCCCCCAGGGGGAAGTTTCGGTACCTGTGTCGGGCTCTTTTTGGACCAATAATGGTGAGGTACTGGCGATCGCCGCCGCGCAGGGCCTAGGGATTGCCCAGATTCCCCAATTTATTGTGGCAGCATCCCCCTGGGCGAGCCAGCTCGAGATCCTGTTGCCGGACTACTGCCAAAAAACCCTGGCTGTCTCTGTTTTGTATCCAATCAACCGCCATCTTTCAACGAAGGTTAAACTGCTCACAGAATTTTTGCAGCAGCGCCTTTAG
- a CDS encoding glyoxalase family protein — protein MKGISLPDPDMAPQNPPNLAIAYVHFYVDDLNAWQTWFQKTFPLEAINFRETFPFLPAQTVQLSGPDLTLMLSAPQTECDTVAQYLKKHPCGVADIAFYIDQLDTFHGDDRGQGVKVICNHVGFRHTLIYRRHIPKTNQKIDHLVLNVPDGKLPQTVQWYEDNFGFNRRQRFTIQTNYSGLASQVLVHPSGIQLPINQPGDRQSQIQEFLDYNHGAGIQHIALKCHNLPAQIHAFRQNGLAFLEVPESYYQNLLERYPHLGQQPDWRQLKQEKILIDVVRSPGEILLQIFTQPIFKEPTFFWEFIERKQQAQGFGEGNFQALFEAIEQAQRQRLVSPRP, from the coding sequence TTGAAAGGGATTTCTCTCCCAGACCCAGACATGGCACCCCAGAATCCCCCCAATTTGGCGATCGCCTATGTCCATTTTTATGTTGACGACCTCAATGCCTGGCAAACCTGGTTCCAGAAAACCTTCCCCCTGGAAGCCATAAACTTCAGGGAGACTTTCCCCTTTTTACCGGCCCAAACGGTACAACTCAGTGGCCCAGATTTAACCCTGATGCTTTCTGCGCCCCAGACTGAGTGTGATACCGTAGCCCAATATTTAAAAAAGCACCCCTGCGGCGTTGCGGATATCGCCTTTTATATTGACCAGCTCGACACTTTTCATGGTGATGATCGAGGGCAGGGCGTTAAAGTAATCTGCAACCATGTGGGTTTTCGGCATACTCTCATTTATCGCCGCCACATCCCAAAAACGAATCAGAAAATCGACCACCTTGTGCTGAATGTTCCCGATGGAAAATTACCGCAGACTGTGCAATGGTACGAGGATAATTTTGGGTTTAACCGTCGGCAACGCTTCACCATCCAAACCAACTATTCGGGCTTGGCCTCCCAGGTGTTGGTGCATCCCAGCGGCATTCAGCTCCCGATCAATCAGCCGGGCGATCGCCAATCGCAGATCCAAGAATTTCTCGATTACAACCATGGGGCGGGCATCCAACATATCGCCTTGAAATGCCATAATTTGCCCGCACAAATTCACGCTTTCCGGCAAAATGGTTTGGCTTTTCTTGAAGTGCCCGAAAGCTATTACCAAAATCTCCTAGAACGCTACCCCCACCTTGGCCAACAACCGGACTGGCGCCAGCTCAAGCAGGAAAAAATCCTCATCGATGTGGTGCGATCGCCCGGGGAGATCCTCCTGCAGATTTTCACCCAGCCCATTTTTAAAGAACCCACCTTCTTCTGGGAATTTATCGAGCGTAAACAGCAGGCCCAGGGCTTTGGGGAGGGGAATTTCCAAGCGCTCTTTGAGGCGATCGAGCAAGCCCAACGGCAACGGTTGGTTTCCCCTCGCCCATGA
- a CDS encoding hypothetical protein (conserved hypothetical protein), with amino-acid sequence MTIWVNEQIDPTGILQACIACKNEAVAKDCHEQWKQKLAMDKTTIGWEAKIRTVDSWDDVPVNALKISF; translated from the coding sequence ATGACGATTTGGGTAAATGAACAAATTGATCCGACTGGCATTCTCCAAGCTTGCATCGCCTGTAAAAACGAAGCAGTCGCAAAGGACTGCCATGAGCAATGGAAACAAAAGCTCGCCATGGACAAGACGACCATCGGTTGGGAAGCGAAGATCCGCACCGTTGATTCTTGGGATGATGTGCCTGTGAATGCGCTCAAGATTAGCTTTTAG
- the coaE_2 gene encoding dephospho-CoA kinase encodes MSRHKVTKPRIIGLTGGIATGKSTVTTYLAQRYQLPILDADIYAREAIAPPSLILDHIFERYGEGIKNADGSLNRQALGDIVFNDPDEKQWLETQIHPYVRQRFQDACAQELQAAPIIICAIPLLFEARLTDFVSEIWVVTCQPEQQLARLQQRNALTLAQAQARIASQMPLAEKVARADVVLDNSLDLATLHHQVDLALGGNC; translated from the coding sequence ATGTCGCGCCATAAAGTGACAAAACCAAGAATCATTGGTCTGACCGGGGGCATCGCGACGGGAAAAAGTACCGTGACGACTTACCTGGCCCAGCGCTACCAGCTCCCCATTCTTGATGCAGATATTTATGCTCGTGAGGCGATCGCACCACCTTCCTTGATCTTGGATCACATTTTTGAGCGTTACGGTGAGGGCATCAAAAATGCCGATGGTTCCCTCAACCGTCAGGCTTTAGGGGACATTGTCTTTAACGATCCTGACGAAAAACAGTGGCTCGAAACGCAAATTCATCCCTATGTCCGCCAACGCTTCCAGGACGCTTGCGCCCAAGAGCTCCAGGCCGCACCGATTATTATTTGCGCGATTCCTTTACTGTTTGAGGCTCGTTTAACGGACTTTGTTTCAGAAATTTGGGTCGTCACCTGCCAACCGGAACAACAATTAGCACGCCTGCAACAACGTAACGCCTTGACCCTCGCCCAAGCCCAGGCCCGAATCGCCAGTCAAATGCCCTTAGCCGAAAAAGTGGCCCGGGCCGATGTGGTGCTTGATAATTCTTTGGATCTCGCAACACTCCATCACCAAGTTGATCTGGCCCTGGGGGGGAATTGCTAG
- a CDS encoding hypothetical protein (conserved hypothetical protein), whose amino-acid sequence MDIKKAIATIITTAFIPLGVALAAKAEVATLEFNYDADNRAGTITSEGVTVHISYEEQTNDDWTDYVPTLRVMVDEEEVLRLTEEPAFMMYSLAQIAEMDLSNDFPEVIFSQYSGGAHCCALVKILTQNPETNQWETVPLGAFDGGPVPVEDPDGDRIYEYVTSDNRFLYRYSSYAGSFPPIQIWQLEGLELRDVSQEERFFPLHRERLQAMWGSIQAAAQEDYEVNGVLAGYVATKAILGEAQAGWDLMRYRYDRTSDWGLEECQGDFNDQGDCEGKWVNYGSFPAALQAFLEEAEYLTPGEIR is encoded by the coding sequence ATGGATATCAAAAAGGCGATCGCCACGATCATCACAACTGCATTTATCCCCTTGGGCGTGGCCCTCGCTGCCAAGGCGGAAGTAGCGACTTTAGAGTTTAACTATGATGCCGATAATCGTGCGGGCACAATCACTAGCGAAGGGGTAACAGTCCACATCAGTTATGAAGAGCAAACCAACGATGATTGGACTGACTATGTGCCGACCCTTAGGGTCATGGTTGACGAAGAAGAAGTATTGCGGCTGACGGAAGAGCCAGCCTTTATGATGTACAGCTTGGCGCAAATTGCGGAGATGGATCTGAGCAATGATTTTCCGGAGGTCATTTTTTCTCAATATTCCGGCGGTGCCCACTGTTGCGCCCTGGTGAAAATTTTGACTCAAAACCCCGAGACAAATCAGTGGGAAACTGTGCCCCTCGGAGCCTTTGACGGTGGCCCAGTGCCCGTAGAAGATCCCGATGGCGATCGCATCTATGAATATGTCACTAGCGATAACCGTTTTCTTTATCGCTACAGCAGCTATGCGGGGAGCTTTCCGCCGATCCAAATTTGGCAACTAGAAGGCTTAGAGTTACGGGATGTTTCCCAGGAAGAGCGGTTTTTTCCACTCCACCGAGAACGGCTCCAGGCCATGTGGGGTTCGATCCAAGCGGCGGCACAAGAAGACTATGAAGTAAATGGTGTTTTGGCCGGCTATGTGGCGACCAAAGCCATTCTCGGGGAAGCCCAAGCCGGCTGGGACTTGATGCGATATCGCTATGACAGGACCAGTGACTGGGGCCTGGAAGAATGCCAAGGTGACTTTAATGACCAGGGCGATTGTGAAGGCAAGTGGGTGAACTATGGCTCTTTCCCCGCAGCATTACAAGCGTTTTTGGAGGAGGCTGAGTACCTTACACCGGGGGAAATTCGCTAG
- the recF_2 gene encoding DNA replication and repair protein RecF, with protein sequence MKLKKLTIQNFRAYQAETEISFGNITGLIGRNDVGKTSILDALGIFFGHKLCKYEARDKCVYAEENEDVIITCEFEELPQEIILDATSVTSLEREYLLTDQRTLSLSKVFKKGKGSGVYMANCIHPSATNAKGILLKRNDELKSIAQSLGIAAEDNRSNVSLREAIYSAVGDLKLKDQFVALSKEDGKAILDQIQNHLPHFALFRADRPSTDEEAEVQDPMKVAISQAIEDISPQLEDIKDQVKQKALAVANNTLSHLADLDPEFAMSLTPNFKVDPKWEGIFKLSLSGDDDIPINKRGSGVRRLVLISFFKAEAERIKREYQERGVIYAIEEPETSQHPDKQKLLVDAFSEMADKDGCQIVITTHVPALAEQLPIKSIRHIFKNQEGDIKVNSNQDDVFKLVAKDLGVLPDSRAQVIVCVEGPNDIAFFKNLSALLLNEGLMAPDFENDPRIVLLPLGGDTLRDWVNGHYLKNIGKPEVHIYDRDDQNPPKYKETCDAVKTRGDGSIAFITSKREAENYLHPDAIQEALGISVTYTDDCDVPAIVGAALGVNDRTAKRKLNRVAAKKMTKERLDERDPNGEILGWFDEILQRCS encoded by the coding sequence ATGAAGCTCAAGAAACTTACTATTCAGAATTTTCGAGCCTACCAGGCGGAAACGGAAATATCCTTCGGCAATATAACAGGTCTGATCGGCAGAAATGATGTTGGAAAAACATCAATACTCGATGCGCTAGGAATATTCTTTGGCCATAAGCTATGTAAATATGAAGCTAGGGATAAATGTGTTTATGCCGAAGAAAATGAGGATGTAATTATCACCTGTGAGTTTGAGGAACTGCCACAAGAAATAATCCTGGATGCCACATCTGTAACGAGCTTAGAGCGAGAGTATTTGTTAACCGATCAGAGAACGCTTTCGTTATCGAAAGTATTCAAGAAAGGGAAAGGATCTGGAGTCTACATGGCTAACTGTATCCATCCTAGCGCGACGAATGCTAAGGGAATTCTTTTAAAAAGGAACGATGAATTGAAATCTATTGCTCAGTCGCTAGGAATCGCAGCGGAAGATAATAGATCCAATGTAAGCTTGCGAGAAGCTATCTATAGTGCTGTTGGTGATCTAAAACTTAAAGATCAATTTGTAGCCTTATCAAAAGAAGATGGAAAAGCAATTTTAGATCAAATTCAAAATCACTTGCCGCACTTTGCATTATTTAGAGCAGATAGACCTAGCACTGATGAAGAAGCCGAAGTACAAGACCCAATGAAAGTGGCAATATCTCAAGCAATTGAGGATATATCCCCACAACTAGAAGATATTAAAGATCAAGTTAAACAAAAAGCTCTTGCGGTCGCAAATAACACACTGTCGCATTTGGCTGATTTAGACCCTGAATTCGCTATGTCACTTACTCCGAACTTTAAGGTAGATCCAAAATGGGAAGGCATTTTTAAGTTGTCATTATCTGGTGACGATGATATTCCTATAAACAAAAGAGGTAGCGGAGTAAGACGATTGGTTCTCATCAGCTTTTTCAAAGCGGAGGCGGAACGCATTAAGCGAGAATATCAGGAGCGAGGTGTAATCTACGCTATTGAGGAGCCCGAAACATCCCAACATCCAGATAAGCAAAAGCTGCTCGTTGATGCCTTTTCTGAAATGGCTGATAAAGATGGATGCCAAATAGTTATTACCACTCATGTTCCGGCACTCGCTGAGCAATTACCTATCAAATCCATAAGGCATATCTTCAAGAATCAAGAAGGTGATATTAAGGTCAACTCTAATCAAGATGATGTATTTAAGCTTGTAGCTAAAGATTTGGGTGTTCTTCCTGATAGCAGAGCTCAGGTGATAGTTTGCGTTGAAGGGCCAAATGACATCGCGTTCTTTAAAAATCTATCGGCACTTTTACTCAATGAAGGCCTTATGGCCCCTGACTTTGAAAATGATCCACGAATAGTATTGCTTCCCTTGGGTGGCGACACTCTTAGGGATTGGGTTAATGGCCACTATCTTAAAAATATAGGCAAGCCAGAAGTACATATTTATGATCGGGATGATCAGAACCCCCCAAAATATAAAGAAACATGTGATGCAGTAAAGACTAGAGGCGATGGTTCCATAGCATTTATTACTTCCAAGCGGGAAGCCGAGAACTATCTCCATCCAGATGCGATTCAAGAAGCCCTAGGGATAAGTGTTACCTATACAGATGACTGTGATGTTCCAGCGATAGTAGGTGCTGCGTTAGGAGTCAATGATAGAACTGCAAAGAGAAAACTAAATCGAGTTGCAGCAAAAAAAATGACTAAAGAAAGACTTGATGAAAGAGATCCAAATGGTGAAATTCTAGGCTGGTTTGATGAAATATTGCAGCGATGCAGCTAG
- the trmU gene encoding tRNA (5-methylaminomethyl-2-thiouridylate)-methyltransferase, whose translation MEKVAVGLSGGVDSSVTAGILQRQGYAVEGVTLWLMKGKGQCCSEGMVDAADICEQLGVPHHIVDSRDLFQKYIVDYVVSAYEAGVTPLPCSQCNRMVKFGPMLQWAKAELGIDKIATGHYARIRYNDQSDRYELLRAVDRNKDQSYFLYDLTQEMLAGTLFPLGEMTKPETRHIAEEMQLSTAKKPESQDLCLIEAHGSMKTFLDKYIDQREGDIVDLDGKVLGHHTGIHHYTIGQRKGLGIAAPEPLYVVKLDNVMNRVVVGTRDRAGRSECTVSRVNWLSLAGISQPIRTEVQVRYRSGAVPVTVIPLEGDRLKLVFDEPQFGITPGQAAVLYDGDRVLGGGLIENSIVA comes from the coding sequence ATGGAAAAAGTCGCAGTTGGGTTATCAGGGGGCGTAGATAGTTCCGTTACAGCAGGGATTTTGCAGCGCCAAGGTTATGCCGTAGAAGGCGTCACCCTCTGGTTGATGAAGGGCAAAGGGCAATGTTGCTCTGAGGGGATGGTCGATGCGGCAGACATTTGTGAGCAGTTGGGCGTGCCCCACCACATCGTCGATAGCCGGGATTTATTCCAAAAATATATCGTGGACTACGTGGTGTCTGCCTATGAGGCCGGTGTTACCCCCTTACCCTGCTCCCAGTGCAATCGTATGGTCAAGTTTGGGCCGATGCTCCAGTGGGCTAAGGCAGAGCTGGGCATCGATAAAATTGCGACGGGCCACTATGCTAGGATTCGCTATAACGACCAAAGCGATCGCTATGAACTGCTCCGGGCGGTGGATCGCAATAAAGATCAATCCTACTTTCTCTATGATCTGACCCAGGAAATGCTGGCCGGGACCCTGTTTCCCCTAGGGGAAATGACCAAGCCGGAAACCCGCCACATTGCCGAAGAAATGCAGCTTTCGACGGCGAAAAAACCGGAAAGCCAGGATTTATGTCTGATTGAAGCCCATGGCTCCATGAAAACCTTTTTAGATAAATATATCGACCAGCGGGAAGGGGACATCGTTGACCTCGATGGCAAAGTGCTTGGTCACCACACAGGCATTCACCACTACACCATTGGTCAACGGAAAGGCTTAGGCATTGCGGCCCCGGAACCCCTCTATGTGGTGAAACTGGACAATGTGATGAATCGAGTAGTGGTCGGAACGCGCGATCGCGCTGGGCGTTCAGAATGTACGGTGAGCCGGGTGAATTGGTTATCCCTGGCTGGGATTAGCCAACCGATTCGCACGGAAGTACAGGTGCGCTATCGTAGTGGCGCCGTTCCTGTGACGGTGATTCCCCTAGAAGGCGATCGCCTAAAACTCGTTTTCGATGAACCCCAATTTGGGATTACACCGGGTCAGGCCGCTGTGTTGTATGACGGTGATCGGGTGCTGGGGGGTGGCCTCATCGAAAATTCTATAGTGGCTTAG
- a CDS encoding hypothetical protein (conserved hypothetical protein), giving the protein MAQLTLEWFLQNQQHQYTFQLTSITKVPQKLRLGRDPSQCDLVFADRSVSSLQAEIFFSSAHDAALIQSLRPSNPPLVDGYRLTQGTAPLSQGSQLQLGHIQLRVTQLILKKLAPSPPAAPAQPLSYGLKCPNPSCGKVSHYEEQILKQGCPWCGFSLAAANTVLLPR; this is encoded by the coding sequence ATGGCTCAATTAACCTTGGAGTGGTTTCTCCAAAATCAACAGCATCAATATACATTTCAGCTGACTTCAATCACTAAGGTTCCCCAGAAACTACGCCTCGGCCGCGATCCTTCCCAGTGTGATCTCGTTTTTGCGGACCGCAGCGTTTCTTCCCTCCAGGCCGAGATCTTTTTTTCTTCTGCCCATGATGCGGCTCTGATTCAAAGCTTGCGTCCCTCTAATCCGCCCCTGGTGGACGGTTATCGCCTGACCCAGGGCACTGCCCCTCTATCCCAAGGGAGCCAGCTCCAACTCGGCCATATTCAACTACGGGTAACCCAACTGATTTTGAAAAAGTTAGCCCCCAGCCCCCCAGCAGCCCCGGCTCAGCCCCTAAGCTACGGTTTGAAGTGTCCTAATCCTAGCTGCGGTAAAGTTTCTCACTATGAGGAGCAGATCTTGAAGCAGGGTTGTCCTTGGTGTGGATTTTCCCTTGCGGCGGCGAATACGGTGCTTTTGCCCCGCTAA
- a CDS encoding acetyltransferase, GNAT family encodes MDQHWQGEFWVRDWRAGDRLGAAAVIEQVLQEYGLPWEPEGADEELFEIETYYWQTQGEFWVVEQAGQIVGTAAYYPISRGEKAVEIRKMYLLPAVRGLGLGRYLLQALEQAIAQRGFQEIWLETVTVLKEAVQLYENQGYQRSTGVETARCDLVYVKYLPEAERSLPSEFPPV; translated from the coding sequence ATGGATCAACATTGGCAAGGGGAATTTTGGGTGCGGGATTGGCGGGCCGGCGATCGCCTGGGGGCCGCAGCAGTCATTGAGCAGGTTTTGCAGGAGTACGGCTTACCTTGGGAACCGGAGGGGGCTGACGAAGAGTTATTTGAAATCGAGACATATTACTGGCAGACCCAAGGGGAATTTTGGGTCGTTGAACAGGCAGGCCAAATCGTTGGCACTGCCGCCTACTATCCCATCTCGCGGGGGGAAAAGGCCGTCGAAATTCGCAAAATGTATCTCCTGCCAGCAGTACGGGGTCTGGGCCTAGGCCGGTATTTATTACAAGCACTCGAACAGGCGATCGCCCAGCGGGGTTTCCAGGAAATCTGGCTCGAAACAGTCACCGTTCTCAAAGAAGCCGTACAGCTCTACGAAAACCAAGGCTATCAACGGAGCACTGGTGTGGAAACGGCCCGCTGCGACCTTGTCTATGTTAAATATTTGCCCGAAGCAGAGCGATCACTCCCTAGCGAATTTCCCCCGGTGTAA
- a CDS encoding pentapeptide repeat containing protein has protein sequence MVAPWKKCLAIAYCLGLVIFGWVSLDMPSAWAVDYNKRTFIQEDFSHQDLRDNSYDLASLRGCDFSYADLRGVRFFSANLEFVNFEGADLRGAVLDSARIGHANFKNANLEGAFLASVKITPSTVIEGADFTDALILGRENDKLCELASGTNPTTGRNTAETLFCP, from the coding sequence ATGGTAGCCCCATGGAAAAAATGTTTGGCGATCGCCTATTGCCTCGGATTAGTAATATTCGGCTGGGTTAGCCTGGACATGCCGTCCGCCTGGGCCGTCGATTACAACAAGCGCACCTTTATCCAGGAAGATTTTTCCCACCAGGATCTACGGGACAACAGCTACGACCTAGCCAGTCTCCGGGGCTGTGATTTTAGTTACGCTGATTTGCGGGGGGTGCGTTTTTTTTCCGCCAACCTAGAATTCGTCAATTTTGAAGGGGCCGATCTCCGGGGCGCGGTGTTGGATTCTGCCCGCATTGGTCACGCCAACTTTAAAAATGCCAACCTAGAGGGTGCCTTCCTGGCCAGCGTGAAGATTACGCCATCCACTGTCATCGAGGGGGCCGACTTCACCGATGCGCTCATTTTGGGCCGCGAAAATGACAAACTCTGTGAGTTGGCCAGTGGCACCAACCCGACCACTGGGCGCAACACCGCAGAAACGCTTTTCTGTCCCTAG